In one window of Leifsonia sp. NPDC080035 DNA:
- a CDS encoding non-heme iron oxygenase ferredoxin subunit encodes MAATRVTAVGDLVENQASRVVVDGVPIALVKDSAGDIHAIGDTCTHGEISLSEGFVEGESLECWAHGSQFSLVTGKPLNLPAYEPVPVFQVEVIDGDVYIDPTVTKEIQ; translated from the coding sequence ATGGCGGCGACCCGCGTCACCGCCGTCGGCGACCTGGTGGAGAACCAGGCCAGCCGCGTCGTCGTGGACGGCGTGCCGATCGCCCTCGTGAAGGACTCGGCCGGCGACATCCACGCGATCGGCGACACCTGCACGCACGGCGAGATCTCGCTGTCCGAGGGCTTCGTCGAGGGCGAGAGCCTGGAGTGCTGGGCGCACGGCTCCCAGTTCTCGCTCGTCACCGGCAAGCCGCTGAACCTCCCGGCCTACGAGCCGGTCCCCGTCTTCCAGGTCGAGGTCATCGACGGAGACGTCTACATCGACCCGACCGTCACGAAAGAAATCCAGTAA
- a CDS encoding heme o synthase, whose product MDVAVESRVEPVGRIGVARKAKAYIALTKPRVVELLLVTTVPTMILAANGIPNLWLVLATVIGGYMSAGSAGAFNCYIDRDIDRVMRRTKNRPLVTGELSDREALVFAWALGVASVLVLGIFTNWLAAGLSVAAILLYVVFYTLILKRRTPQNIVWGGVAGCMPVLIGWAAVTGSLDWAPVILFGIIFLWTPPHYWPLSMKYRTDYKDAGVPMLAVVRGRAVVGLQVILYAWAMVACSLLLIPVGHMGLLYTAVSLVAGGWFLFESHRLYNLAIRHESVSPMRVFHGSIAYLTLIFLAVAVDPLLPF is encoded by the coding sequence ATGGACGTCGCCGTAGAGAGCCGTGTCGAACCGGTCGGACGCATCGGCGTCGCCCGCAAGGCGAAGGCGTACATCGCCCTCACCAAGCCGCGGGTGGTCGAACTGCTTCTGGTGACGACGGTCCCCACGATGATCCTCGCGGCGAACGGGATCCCGAACCTGTGGCTCGTGCTCGCCACGGTCATCGGCGGCTACATGTCCGCGGGCTCCGCGGGCGCGTTCAACTGCTACATCGACCGCGACATCGACCGCGTGATGCGCCGCACCAAGAACCGGCCGCTCGTCACCGGCGAGCTGAGCGACCGCGAGGCACTCGTCTTCGCGTGGGCGCTCGGCGTGGCCTCTGTGCTGGTGCTCGGAATCTTCACCAACTGGCTCGCCGCCGGTCTCTCGGTCGCCGCGATCCTGCTCTACGTGGTCTTCTACACGCTCATCCTCAAGCGCCGCACCCCGCAGAACATCGTCTGGGGCGGTGTCGCCGGCTGCATGCCGGTTCTGATCGGCTGGGCCGCCGTCACCGGGTCGCTCGACTGGGCGCCGGTCATCCTGTTCGGCATCATCTTCCTCTGGACGCCGCCGCACTACTGGCCGCTGTCGATGAAGTACCGCACGGACTACAAGGACGCGGGCGTTCCGATGCTCGCCGTGGTGCGCGGCCGCGCCGTCGTCGGCCTCCAGGTCATCCTCTACGCGTGGGCGATGGTCGCCTGCTCGCTGCTGCTGATCCCGGTCGGCCACATGGGGCTGCTCTACACGGCCGTCTCGCTCGTCGCGGGCGGCTGGTTCCTCTTCGAGTCGCACCGCCTCTACAACCTGGCGATCCGGCACGAGTCGGTGTCGCCGATGCGCGTCTTCCACGGCTCGATCGCCTACCTGACGCTGATCTTCCTCGCCGTCGCGGTCGACCCGCTGCTCCCGTTCTGA
- the sufB gene encoding Fe-S cluster assembly protein SufB — protein MSDILIDRPELASLGQYEFGWADSDAAGASARRGLSPEVVKDISALKNEPEWMLQRRLKALQLFERKPMPTWGADLSDIDFDNIKYFVRSTEKQAQSWEDLPEDIRNTYEKLGIPEAERQRLVAGVAAQYESEVVYHQIREDLEEQGVIFMDTDTALREHPEFFEEYFGTVIPSGDNKFAALNTAVWSGGSFVYVPKGVHVEIPLQAYFRINTENMGQFERTLIIADEDSYVHYIEGCTAPIYKSDSLHSAVVEIIVKKNARVRYTTIQNWSNNVYNLVTKRATAAEGATMEWVDGNIGSKVTMKYPSIYLMGEHAKGETLSVAFAGPGQHQDAGAKMIHMAPYTQSSIVSKSIARGGGRAGYRGEVRVDANAHHAANTVRCDALLVDTISRSDTYPAIDIRVDDVQLGHEATVSRVSEEQLFYLMSRGLPEDEAMAMIVRGFIEPIARELPMEYALELNKLIEMGMEGSVG, from the coding sequence ATGTCAGACATCCTGATCGACCGGCCGGAACTCGCAAGCCTTGGGCAGTACGAGTTCGGCTGGGCCGACTCCGACGCCGCGGGAGCCTCCGCGCGTCGTGGGCTCTCTCCCGAGGTGGTGAAAGACATCTCCGCCCTGAAGAACGAGCCCGAGTGGATGCTGCAGCGCCGGCTCAAGGCCCTCCAGCTCTTCGAGCGCAAGCCGATGCCCACGTGGGGTGCCGACCTGTCGGACATCGACTTCGACAACATCAAGTACTTCGTGCGCTCCACCGAGAAGCAGGCCCAGAGCTGGGAGGACCTGCCCGAGGACATCCGCAACACCTACGAGAAGCTCGGCATCCCGGAGGCGGAGCGCCAGCGCCTGGTCGCCGGCGTCGCCGCGCAGTACGAGTCCGAGGTCGTCTACCACCAGATCCGCGAGGACCTGGAGGAGCAGGGCGTCATCTTCATGGACACCGACACCGCGCTCCGCGAGCACCCCGAGTTCTTCGAGGAGTACTTCGGCACGGTCATCCCGTCCGGCGACAACAAGTTCGCCGCGCTGAACACGGCCGTCTGGTCCGGAGGCTCCTTCGTCTACGTCCCGAAGGGCGTCCACGTCGAGATCCCGCTCCAAGCCTACTTCCGCATCAACACGGAGAACATGGGCCAGTTCGAGCGCACGCTGATCATCGCCGACGAGGACAGCTACGTCCATTACATCGAGGGCTGCACGGCTCCGATCTACAAGTCAGACTCGCTGCACTCCGCGGTCGTCGAGATCATCGTGAAGAAGAACGCCCGCGTCCGCTACACGACGATCCAGAACTGGTCGAACAACGTCTACAACCTCGTGACCAAGCGGGCGACCGCGGCCGAGGGCGCGACCATGGAGTGGGTGGACGGCAACATCGGCTCCAAGGTGACGATGAAGTACCCGTCGATCTACCTGATGGGCGAGCACGCCAAGGGCGAGACGCTCTCCGTCGCCTTCGCCGGCCCGGGGCAGCACCAGGACGCCGGCGCCAAGATGATCCACATGGCGCCGTACACGCAGTCGTCGATCGTCTCCAAGTCGATCGCCCGCGGCGGCGGCCGCGCGGGCTACCGCGGCGAGGTCCGCGTTGACGCGAACGCGCACCACGCCGCGAACACCGTGCGCTGCGACGCGCTGCTCGTCGACACGATCTCGCGCTCCGACACCTACCCGGCGATCGACATCCGGGTGGACGACGTGCAGCTCGGCCACGAGGCGACCGTCTCGCGGGTGAGCGAGGAGCAGCTCTTCTACCTGATGTCCAGGGGCCTCCCGGAGGACGAGGCGATGGCCATGATCGTCCGCGGCTTCATCGAGCCGATCGCCCGCGAGCTCCCCATGGAATACGCACTCGAACTCAACAAGCTCATCGAGATGGGCATGGAAGGCTCTGTCGGCTGA
- a CDS encoding SURF1 family protein, translating into MSAPETPDVERAAAAPAGWRFAFSKRWLGYLAFAIAFAIACGFLSNWQLARSKEAAAANALIAANFDSRPVPLAEELPSLTAYSPKQEWTRVTVTGTYETDKEILARNRPFNGSPGFEVLTPLRTADGALFIVDRGWVPTGSSTDAPDSVPAAPSGTVTVIARLKASEPAIPGRSATGMQVGTIQLSVVKQKLDGADVYTGAYGLLDSQTPAPASAPAPTVTDPPTQDEGLHWSYMIQWIIFALIGFFGLGYALITEYRKRNEHDPAEQARAAERARRRAQKRTDADVEDELLDASR; encoded by the coding sequence GTGAGCGCGCCCGAGACCCCCGACGTCGAGCGGGCCGCGGCCGCGCCCGCCGGCTGGCGGTTCGCGTTCTCCAAGCGCTGGCTCGGCTACCTGGCGTTCGCGATCGCGTTCGCGATCGCCTGCGGCTTCCTCTCCAACTGGCAGCTCGCTCGCAGCAAGGAGGCGGCCGCAGCGAACGCGCTCATCGCCGCCAACTTCGACTCCCGGCCCGTGCCGCTCGCCGAGGAGCTGCCGTCGCTCACCGCGTACTCCCCGAAGCAGGAGTGGACGCGCGTGACCGTCACAGGAACCTATGAGACGGACAAGGAGATCCTGGCCCGCAACCGGCCCTTCAACGGCAGCCCCGGGTTCGAAGTGCTCACGCCGCTGCGCACCGCCGACGGCGCACTGTTCATCGTCGACCGCGGCTGGGTGCCGACCGGCTCCTCCACGGACGCGCCGGACAGCGTTCCCGCCGCGCCGTCCGGCACGGTCACCGTCATCGCCCGGCTGAAGGCCAGCGAGCCCGCCATCCCCGGTCGGTCGGCGACCGGGATGCAGGTGGGCACCATCCAGCTCTCCGTCGTCAAGCAGAAGCTCGACGGCGCCGACGTCTACACCGGCGCGTACGGCCTGCTCGACTCGCAGACGCCGGCACCGGCCAGCGCGCCGGCGCCGACCGTCACCGACCCGCCGACGCAGGACGAGGGACTGCACTGGTCGTACATGATCCAGTGGATCATCTTCGCCCTGATCGGGTTCTTCGGCCTCGGCTACGCGCTGATCACCGAGTACCGCAAGCGCAACGAGCACGACCCGGCCGAGCAGGCGCGGGCCGCGGAGCGCGCAAGGCGCCGCGCGCAGAAGCGCACGGACGCCGACGTCGAGGACGAGCTTCTCGACGCCTCCCGCTGA
- a CDS encoding ABC-F family ATP-binding cassette domain-containing protein: MLAVQDLELRVGARLLMENVSFRVADGDKIGLVGRNGAGKTTLTKVLAGDLLPTAGKVDRSGELGYLPQDPRSGNLDDLARTRILDARGLGSIVLGMQEATLEMASEDAAVSAAAMKKYGRLEERFHMLGGYAAEAEAASIASNLNLPDRILDQPLKTLSGGQRRRIELARILFSDARTMILDEPTNHLDADSIVWLREFLKGYSGGFIVISHDVDLVGETVNRVFYLDANRQVIDIYNMGWKNYQRQRAADEERRKKERANAEKKAGALQLQAAKFGAKATKAAAAHQMVARAEKLLAGLEDVRQADRVAKLRFPTPAPCGRTPLQASDLSKSYGSLEIFTAVDLAIDRGSKVVVLGLNGAGKTTLLRMLAGVDKPDTGAIEPGHGLRIGYYAQEHETIDVERSVLQNMVSSSPSLTETEARKVLGSFLFTGDDAHKPAGVLSGGEKTRLALAMIVVSGANVLLLDEPTNNLDPASRDEILDALAHYEGAVVLVSHDEGAVEALNPERVLIMPDGVEDHWNKDYLDLISLA, from the coding sequence GTGCTCGCCGTGCAGGACCTCGAGCTGCGGGTCGGCGCCCGCCTGCTGATGGAGAACGTCAGCTTCCGCGTCGCCGACGGCGACAAGATCGGCCTCGTCGGCCGCAACGGCGCCGGGAAGACCACGCTGACCAAGGTGCTGGCGGGCGACCTGCTGCCCACCGCCGGCAAGGTCGACCGCAGCGGCGAGCTCGGCTACCTGCCGCAGGACCCGCGCTCCGGCAACCTCGACGACCTGGCGCGCACGCGCATCCTGGACGCCCGCGGCCTCGGGTCGATCGTGCTCGGGATGCAGGAGGCGACGCTCGAGATGGCGAGTGAGGACGCCGCGGTGTCGGCGGCCGCGATGAAGAAGTACGGCCGCCTGGAGGAGCGCTTCCACATGCTCGGCGGGTACGCCGCCGAGGCGGAGGCCGCCTCCATCGCGTCCAACCTCAACCTTCCGGACCGCATCCTCGACCAGCCGCTGAAGACGCTGTCCGGCGGTCAGCGCCGCCGCATCGAGCTGGCGCGCATCCTCTTCTCCGATGCCCGCACGATGATCCTCGACGAGCCAACGAACCACCTGGATGCCGACTCGATCGTCTGGCTGCGCGAGTTCCTGAAGGGCTACTCCGGCGGCTTCATCGTGATCTCGCACGACGTGGACCTGGTGGGGGAGACCGTCAACCGAGTCTTCTACCTGGACGCGAACCGCCAGGTCATCGACATCTACAACATGGGCTGGAAGAACTACCAGCGCCAGCGCGCCGCGGACGAGGAGCGCCGCAAGAAGGAGCGTGCCAACGCCGAGAAGAAGGCGGGCGCGCTGCAGCTGCAGGCGGCGAAGTTCGGCGCGAAGGCGACCAAGGCCGCCGCCGCGCACCAGATGGTCGCGCGCGCGGAGAAGCTGCTCGCCGGCCTCGAGGACGTGCGCCAGGCCGACCGGGTGGCGAAGCTGCGCTTCCCGACACCGGCACCGTGCGGAAGGACGCCGCTGCAGGCCTCCGACCTGTCGAAGAGCTACGGGTCGCTGGAGATCTTCACCGCGGTGGACCTCGCGATCGACCGCGGGTCGAAGGTGGTCGTCCTCGGCCTGAACGGCGCGGGCAAGACCACGCTGCTGCGGATGCTCGCGGGCGTCGACAAGCCGGACACCGGGGCGATCGAGCCCGGCCACGGCCTGCGCATCGGCTACTACGCGCAGGAGCACGAGACGATCGACGTCGAGCGGTCGGTGCTGCAGAACATGGTGTCGTCCTCCCCGTCGCTGACCGAGACCGAGGCCCGCAAGGTGCTCGGCTCGTTCCTGTTCACCGGGGACGACGCCCACAAGCCGGCGGGCGTGCTCTCCGGCGGCGAGAAGACCCGGCTGGCGCTGGCGATGATCGTTGTGTCCGGCGCGAACGTGCTGCTGCTCGACGAGCCGACCAACAACCTCGACCCGGCGAGCCGCGACGAGATCCTGGACGCGCTCGCCCACTACGAGGGTGCGGTCGTGCTGGTCAGTCACGACGAGGGCGCCGTGGAGGCGCTGAACCCGGAGCGCGTGCTGATCATGCCGGACGGCGTCGAGGACCACTGGAACAAGGACTACCTCGACCTGATCTCGCTCGCGTAG
- a CDS encoding COX15/CtaA family protein: MKRIIAWLPDRVDVRLKVIAWIYLVGQIVLVGTGGLVRLTSSGLGCPTWPKCTADSLVNTPEMGIHGIIEFGNRLLGVLLGIIAIVAFLAILKLRKQRPDLFWLTLLAGLGIPAQAVIGGLSVLTQLNPYVVGLHFVVSIVLVALCTAFLMRLYTVPGPRVRAVPGWFAGVAHLTSFVVAITILVGIATTGSGPHAGDADAPRNGLNPEILQHVHAIPAYVTFALTLVLVIGSLRIRTTRVHRYAMYLLAVEVLQIAVGLIQANTGLPGILVGIHMMLAAMLAAAMTAVILALKAPAAASADATVSAADAVSA, from the coding sequence ATGAAGCGCATCATCGCGTGGTTGCCCGACCGAGTCGACGTCCGGCTGAAGGTCATCGCCTGGATCTACCTGGTCGGCCAGATCGTCCTGGTCGGTACCGGCGGACTGGTCCGGCTCACCTCGAGCGGGCTGGGCTGCCCGACCTGGCCGAAGTGCACGGCGGACTCGCTCGTGAACACGCCGGAGATGGGCATCCACGGCATCATCGAGTTCGGCAACCGCCTCCTGGGCGTCCTGCTCGGCATCATCGCCATCGTCGCGTTCCTCGCGATCCTGAAGCTCCGCAAGCAGCGTCCCGACCTGTTCTGGCTGACCCTGCTGGCGGGCCTCGGCATCCCGGCGCAGGCGGTCATCGGCGGCCTGAGCGTGCTCACGCAGCTGAACCCCTACGTCGTCGGCCTGCACTTCGTCGTCTCGATCGTGCTCGTTGCGCTCTGCACCGCCTTCCTGATGCGGCTGTACACCGTGCCCGGCCCGCGGGTCCGCGCTGTTCCCGGCTGGTTCGCCGGTGTCGCCCACCTGACCAGCTTCGTGGTCGCGATCACGATCCTCGTCGGCATCGCCACCACCGGCTCCGGTCCGCACGCCGGCGACGCGGACGCGCCCAGGAACGGGCTGAACCCCGAGATCCTGCAGCACGTGCACGCGATCCCGGCGTATGTGACGTTCGCCCTCACGCTGGTGCTCGTGATCGGCTCGCTGCGGATCCGGACGACGCGCGTCCACCGCTACGCGATGTACCTGCTGGCGGTGGAGGTGCTGCAGATCGCGGTCGGCCTGATCCAGGCGAACACCGGGCTCCCCGGCATCCTCGTCGGCATCCACATGATGCTGGCCGCGATGCTCGCGGCCGCGATGACCGCGGTCATCCTCGCGCTCAAGGCGCCGGCCGCCGCCTCCGCCGACGCGACCGTCTCAGCCGCGGACGCCGTCTCGGCCTAG
- a CDS encoding GNAT family N-acetyltransferase, with protein MLELRTARLILDAPREADIDAVLAACEDPETQRWIPLPAPYTRESAEYFVRSYCPHGLASGRYTVWALRESRTAPLAGVIEVRADETPGSASLGCWSVPAARGRGLVREGLIAVTRYALDPHGLGFTRLRWEHLLGNAASGRLAAAAGFVFDAGTAHTVEFHGERRAAVLGLLGRDGVRG; from the coding sequence GTGTTGGAGCTGCGGACGGCCAGGCTGATCCTCGATGCGCCGCGAGAAGCGGACATCGACGCGGTGCTCGCCGCCTGCGAGGACCCGGAGACGCAGCGCTGGATCCCGCTGCCGGCGCCGTACACGCGCGAGAGCGCCGAGTACTTCGTCCGCAGCTACTGCCCGCACGGGCTCGCCTCCGGCCGCTACACCGTCTGGGCGCTGCGCGAGAGCAGGACCGCGCCCCTGGCCGGGGTGATCGAGGTGCGGGCGGACGAGACGCCGGGCTCCGCGTCCCTCGGCTGCTGGTCGGTCCCCGCCGCGCGCGGTCGCGGGCTCGTCCGGGAGGGGCTGATCGCCGTGACGCGGTACGCGCTTGACCCGCATGGTCTCGGCTTCACGCGGCTGCGCTGGGAGCACCTGCTCGGGAACGCGGCAAGCGGCAGGCTCGCCGCGGCGGCCGGCTTCGTGTTCGACGCAGGAACGGCGCACACGGTGGAGTTCCACGGCGAGCGGCGGGCCGCCGTGCTCGGGCTGCTAGGCCGAGACGGCGTCCGCGGCTGA
- the sufD gene encoding Fe-S cluster assembly protein SufD codes for MTTPSTPTQTQETAPAPTHMRAPVPVQTRSERFASTDVSAFPEVTGREVMWKHTPVARLTELLSGELDGSPYVFDVTSAPGVQVSWIGRDDARIGSAGTPEDRASANAWTNFEQALLVSITGDDVKEATLTRSSLGDSGRAAHTVVEVAPGARATLILQNRGPAHLSENVEFLLGAGSDLTVVSVQEWDDEALHVAAHFAEIAENARLKHVAVTLGGGVVRLNPSAHLAGARSDAELLGAYFADATQHLEQQVYVHHDGPETRSRVTYKGALQGEGARTVWIGDVLIGPKAVGTDTYEQNRNLVLTDGARADSVPNLEIETGDIVGAGHASATGRFDDEQLFYLQSRGIPEEEARRLVVRGFLFEIVQQIGSPELQERLQAAIEAELAVSVTAAS; via the coding sequence ATGACGACCCCCAGCACACCGACGCAGACCCAGGAGACGGCGCCGGCGCCGACGCACATGCGCGCGCCCGTCCCCGTCCAGACCCGCTCGGAGCGGTTCGCCTCCACCGACGTCTCCGCCTTCCCGGAGGTCACCGGCCGCGAGGTCATGTGGAAGCACACGCCCGTCGCCCGGCTCACCGAACTCCTCTCCGGCGAGCTCGACGGCTCGCCCTACGTGTTCGACGTCACCTCCGCCCCCGGCGTGCAGGTGTCGTGGATCGGGCGCGACGACGCCCGCATCGGCTCCGCAGGCACGCCGGAGGACCGCGCGTCCGCCAACGCCTGGACGAACTTCGAGCAGGCGCTGCTCGTGTCCATCACCGGAGACGACGTCAAGGAGGCGACGCTGACGCGCTCGTCGCTCGGCGACTCCGGCCGTGCAGCGCACACGGTGGTGGAGGTCGCCCCCGGCGCCCGAGCCACGCTCATCCTGCAGAACCGCGGCCCCGCGCACCTGAGCGAGAACGTCGAGTTCCTGCTCGGCGCCGGCTCGGACCTCACGGTCGTCTCCGTGCAGGAGTGGGACGACGAGGCGCTGCACGTCGCCGCGCACTTCGCGGAGATCGCGGAGAACGCCCGGCTCAAGCACGTGGCCGTCACCCTCGGTGGCGGCGTCGTGCGGCTGAACCCGTCCGCGCACCTCGCGGGCGCGCGTTCGGACGCGGAGCTCCTCGGCGCGTACTTCGCCGACGCGACCCAGCACCTCGAGCAGCAGGTGTACGTCCACCACGACGGACCCGAGACCCGCAGCCGTGTCACCTACAAGGGTGCGCTGCAGGGCGAGGGTGCTCGCACCGTCTGGATCGGCGACGTGCTGATCGGCCCGAAGGCCGTCGGCACCGACACCTACGAGCAGAACCGCAACCTCGTGCTCACCGACGGCGCCCGCGCCGACTCGGTGCCGAACCTCGAGATCGAGACGGGCGACATCGTCGGCGCCGGCCACGCCAGCGCGACCGGACGCTTCGACGACGAGCAGCTGTTCTACCTGCAGTCGCGCGGCATCCCGGAGGAGGAGGCGCGCCGCCTCGTCGTGCGCGGGTTCCTCTTCGAGATCGTGCAGCAGATCGGATCGCCCGAGCTGCAGGAACGGCTGCAGGCCGCCATCGAGGCGGAGCTCGCTGTGTCCGTCACGGCGGCGAGCTGA
- a CDS encoding metal-sulfur cluster assembly factor: MPATLSPALFDQVEEALKNVMDPELGINVVDLGLIYDLAWDEENNALIISMTLTSAGCPLTDVLEEQTAESLDGIVEAFRINWVWMPPWGPERITDDGRDMMRALGFAI; the protein is encoded by the coding sequence ATGCCCGCCACGCTGAGCCCTGCGCTCTTCGACCAGGTCGAGGAGGCGCTGAAGAATGTCATGGATCCCGAGCTCGGGATCAATGTCGTCGACCTCGGCCTGATCTACGACCTGGCCTGGGACGAGGAGAACAACGCCCTCATCATCTCGATGACCCTCACCAGTGCCGGCTGCCCGCTCACCGACGTGCTCGAGGAGCAGACGGCCGAGAGCCTGGACGGCATCGTGGAGGCGTTCCGCATCAACTGGGTGTGGATGCCGCCGTGGGGCCCCGAGCGGATCACCGATGACGGCCGCGACATGATGCGCGCCCTCGGCTTCGCCATCTAG
- the sufC gene encoding Fe-S cluster assembly ATPase SufC, with product MSTLEIRDLHVTVETDQGTKPILNGVDLTIREGEIHAIMGPNGSGKSTLAYTIAGHPKYTVTGGTITLDGEDVLAMTVDERARAGLFLAMQYPVEIPGVTNTNFLRTAKTAIDGQAPAIRTWVKDVRESMSALRMDSSFAERNVNEGFSGGEKKRNEILQLELLKPKFAVLDETDSGLDVDALKIVSEGVNRAKANTGLGILLITHYTRILRYIKPDFVHVFVAGKVAEQGGPELAERLEEEGYDRFVDAPESASAAAGELAEA from the coding sequence ATGTCAACGCTTGAAATCCGCGACCTGCACGTCACCGTCGAGACCGACCAGGGCACCAAGCCCATCCTGAACGGTGTCGACCTCACCATCCGCGAGGGCGAGATCCACGCGATCATGGGCCCGAACGGCTCGGGCAAGTCCACGCTCGCGTACACGATCGCCGGGCACCCGAAGTACACCGTCACCGGCGGCACGATCACGCTCGACGGCGAGGACGTCCTCGCCATGACCGTGGACGAGCGCGCCCGCGCCGGCCTCTTCCTCGCGATGCAGTACCCGGTCGAGATCCCCGGTGTCACCAACACCAACTTCCTGCGGACCGCCAAGACCGCGATCGACGGCCAGGCGCCGGCGATCCGAACCTGGGTCAAGGACGTCCGCGAGTCGATGTCCGCCCTGCGGATGGACTCGTCCTTCGCCGAGCGCAACGTCAACGAGGGCTTCTCGGGCGGCGAGAAGAAGCGCAACGAGATCCTCCAGCTGGAGCTGCTGAAGCCGAAGTTCGCCGTGCTCGACGAGACCGATTCCGGCCTCGACGTCGACGCGCTGAAGATCGTCTCCGAGGGCGTCAACCGGGCCAAGGCCAACACCGGGCTCGGCATCCTGCTCATCACGCACTACACGCGCATCCTCCGCTACATCAAGCCGGACTTCGTGCACGTCTTCGTCGCAGGCAAGGTGGCGGAGCAGGGCGGCCCCGAGCTCGCCGAGCGCCTGGAGGAGGAGGGCTACGACCGCTTCGTCGACGCCCCCGAGTCCGCGTCGGCCGCCGCCGGCGAGCTGGCCGAGGCGTAG
- a CDS encoding DUF3099 domain-containing protein, whose protein sequence is MKPSRPSLTNLPLSPDLERKHRMIKYSVAMGIRVVCIIVALFVPGWWAAVPLVAAIFLPYFAVVIANVSTEPRRGEAQAPGAILPLAPPPQERRDERQENT, encoded by the coding sequence ATGAAGCCTTCACGCCCGTCGCTGACGAACCTGCCGCTCTCCCCGGATCTCGAGCGCAAGCACCGGATGATCAAATATTCGGTCGCCATGGGGATCCGTGTCGTCTGCATCATCGTCGCGCTGTTCGTCCCGGGCTGGTGGGCGGCGGTCCCCCTGGTCGCCGCGATCTTCCTGCCGTACTTCGCCGTCGTCATCGCGAACGTCTCGACCGAGCCTCGTCGAGGAGAAGCCCAGGCGCCGGGCGCTATCCTGCCGTTGGCGCCCCCTCCGCAGGAGCGGCGCGACGAGCGGCAGGAGAACACGTGA